A window of the Janthinobacterium agaricidamnosum NBRC 102515 = DSM 9628 genome harbors these coding sequences:
- a CDS encoding MFS transporter has product MPDRATSITLRTLSFSFFATGTASLSVIGALQEIASALAISRGAVAMLAAVFAITFAVSAPLIQVFAGHLPRRTLLLAGLATVALGAAGCALAPNYAVLIAARIVTGLGMAAVTPVGSSLASTMVPPERQGQALAIVFTGMTVASVVGVPLSSWIAHALGWRWMFGLIALLSVLSGVLLAALLKDRSPGRQVRLRDLLAVLRRRDLSSALAVMVLGLGGLFTSYTMITPILHDKFGAGPHMVSVALLVYGLAGIAGNQVARRLAMLWSAERSLTMSLLMMSVAFVVLAVTPGWLAVALATLVLWALAVDIFLPAQQRRMVELAPEWRGLVLALNSSCLFIGMALGSSSAGKIAPRWGLDSLPLVSIGLILLAFAALGWSRSARSARLAACA; this is encoded by the coding sequence ATGCCGGACCGCGCCACCTCCATCACCCTCAGGACGCTGAGTTTTTCGTTTTTCGCCACCGGCACCGCCTCGCTGTCGGTGATCGGCGCGCTGCAGGAAATCGCCAGCGCGCTGGCCATATCGCGCGGCGCGGTGGCGATGCTGGCGGCGGTGTTCGCCATCACCTTCGCCGTCAGCGCGCCTCTGATACAGGTGTTCGCCGGCCATTTGCCGCGCCGCACGCTGCTGCTGGCCGGACTGGCCACGGTGGCGCTGGGCGCGGCCGGCTGCGCGCTGGCGCCGAATTACGCGGTGCTGATCGCGGCGCGCATCGTCACCGGCCTCGGCATGGCGGCGGTGACCCCGGTCGGTTCGTCGCTCGCTTCGACCATGGTGCCGCCGGAACGCCAGGGCCAGGCGCTGGCGATCGTATTTACCGGCATGACGGTGGCCTCGGTGGTCGGCGTGCCGCTGTCGTCGTGGATCGCGCATGCGCTGGGCTGGCGCTGGATGTTCGGCTTGATCGCGCTGCTGTCGGTGCTGTCCGGCGTGTTGCTGGCGGCCCTGCTGAAAGACCGCTCGCCGGGCCGGCAAGTGCGCTTGCGCGACTTGCTGGCGGTGCTGCGCCGGCGCGACCTGAGCAGCGCGCTGGCGGTGATGGTGCTGGGCCTCGGCGGCCTGTTCACCAGCTACACCATGATCACGCCTATCCTGCACGACAAATTCGGCGCCGGCCCACACATGGTGTCGGTCGCGCTGCTGGTCTACGGCCTGGCCGGCATCGCCGGCAACCAGGTGGCGCGCAGGCTGGCGATGCTGTGGTCGGCCGAACGTTCGCTGACGATGTCGCTGCTGATGATGAGCGTCGCCTTCGTGGTGCTGGCCGTGACGCCGGGCTGGCTGGCCGTGGCGCTGGCCACGCTGGTGCTGTGGGCGCTGGCGGTCGACATCTTCCTGCCGGCGCAGCAGCGGCGCATGGTGGAACTGGCGCCGGAATGGCGCGGCCTGGTGCTGGCGCTCAATTCATCGTGCCTGTTCATCGGCATGGCGCTGGGGTCGTCGAGCGCCGGCAAGATCGCGCCGCGGTGGGGCCTGGACAGCTTGCCGCTGGTGTCGATCGGCTTGATACTGCTGGCCTTCGCGGCGCTCGGCTGGTCGCGCTCGGCCCGCTCGGCGCGGCTGGCGGCCTGCGCCTGA
- a CDS encoding AraC family transcriptional regulator has protein sequence MSGGYHQGMEKLTEIGALIQRHAQRWPSRLALDGVRVLASEGVTAPLRHVAEPVFALVAQGAKRTMLGDRVYDYGAGQYLVVSVDLPISGSITRASPAEPFLAVGLTLKPAIIASLLLEMPAGAPRSGLSGLHVSSATPDVLDALLRLLRLADHPADIAVLAPLIEREIHWRLLSGEQGAALRQIGMADSRLSHIGRAISWICTHYAQALRSEDLARLASMSVSSFHRHFRAVTAMSPLQYQKQIRLQQARVQLMREAADVAAVGYSVGYDSPSQFSREYSRLFGAPPGRDVAQLRALGMPPAAII, from the coding sequence ATGAGCGGCGGCTACCATCAAGGCATGGAAAAATTGACTGAAATCGGCGCCTTGATCCAGCGCCATGCGCAGCGCTGGCCAAGCCGGCTGGCGCTGGACGGCGTGCGGGTGTTGGCCTCGGAGGGCGTCACCGCGCCTTTGCGGCATGTGGCCGAGCCGGTGTTTGCGCTGGTGGCGCAGGGCGCCAAGCGCACCATGCTGGGCGACCGGGTGTACGACTATGGCGCCGGACAATACCTGGTGGTGTCGGTCGATTTGCCGATCAGCGGCAGCATTACCCGGGCCAGTCCGGCCGAGCCGTTCCTGGCGGTCGGCCTGACGCTGAAGCCGGCCATCATCGCTTCTCTGCTGCTGGAGATGCCGGCCGGCGCGCCGCGATCGGGTTTGTCCGGCCTGCATGTCAGCAGCGCCACGCCCGATGTGCTCGATGCGCTGCTGCGTTTGCTGCGCCTGGCGGATCATCCGGCCGATATCGCGGTGCTGGCGCCGCTGATCGAGCGCGAAATCCACTGGCGCCTGCTGTCGGGCGAGCAGGGCGCGGCGCTACGCCAGATCGGCATGGCCGACAGCCGCTTGTCGCACATCGGCCGCGCCATCAGCTGGATCTGCACCCATTATGCGCAAGCGCTGCGCAGCGAAGACCTGGCGCGGCTGGCGTCGATGAGCGTGTCATCGTTCCACCGGCACTTCCGCGCCGTGACCGCGATGAGCCCCTTGCAATACCAAAAGCAGATCCGCTTGCAGCAAGCGCGGGTGCAACTGATGCGCGAGGCGGCCGACGTGGCGGCGGTCGGCTACAGCGTCGGCTACGACAGCCCGTCGCAATTCAGCCGCGAGTACAGCCGCTTGTTCGGCGCGCCGCCGGGGCGCGACGTGGCGCAGCTGCGCGCGCTGGGCATGCCGCCGGCCGCCATCATCTGA
- a CDS encoding aldo/keto reductase codes for MSLDSYITLGHSGLHVSPLCLGAMTFGEDWGWGCSPAEAEAILDTYLEQGGNFIDTANMYTNGHSEKIIGDYFARRKGRDRSVIATKFFGNLHAGDPNGGGNGRKAIIEQCEASLRRLQTDYIDLYWIHNWEPSTPIEETMRTLDDLVRAGKIRYIGISDAPAWKTTQAHMIAQFRGWAPLIALQLEYSLLQRTVEGELMPMARELKLGAMPWSPLKSGWLSGKYTRENAGISQSGRSKLIGTSPSEKDFLVIDVVRAIAAELHTSPAAVALAWVQGRAGVASTLIGARRLEQLHDNLTSLAIKLGAEQIARLDAASTPALNFPADINEHLAPMLAFAGAKVDGRQTTALPWLAASSTRY; via the coding sequence ATGTCGCTCGATTCCTACATCACCCTCGGCCATTCCGGCCTGCATGTCAGCCCCTTGTGCCTCGGCGCCATGACCTTCGGCGAAGATTGGGGCTGGGGCTGCAGCCCGGCCGAAGCGGAAGCCATCCTCGACACCTACCTGGAACAGGGCGGCAACTTCATCGATACCGCCAATATGTACACCAATGGCCACTCAGAAAAAATCATCGGCGATTATTTTGCCAGGCGCAAGGGCCGCGACCGCAGCGTGATCGCCACCAAATTCTTTGGCAACCTGCATGCCGGCGACCCGAACGGCGGCGGCAACGGCCGCAAGGCGATCATCGAACAATGCGAAGCGTCGCTGCGCCGCCTGCAAACCGACTATATCGACCTGTACTGGATCCATAACTGGGAACCCAGCACGCCGATCGAAGAAACCATGCGCACGCTCGACGACCTGGTGCGCGCCGGCAAGATCCGCTACATCGGCATTTCCGACGCGCCAGCATGGAAAACTACCCAGGCGCACATGATTGCGCAATTCCGCGGCTGGGCGCCGCTGATCGCCTTGCAACTGGAATACTCGCTGCTGCAACGCACGGTCGAAGGCGAATTGATGCCGATGGCGCGCGAACTGAAGCTGGGCGCGATGCCCTGGAGCCCGCTGAAGAGCGGCTGGCTGTCCGGCAAATATACCCGCGAGAATGCCGGCATCAGCCAATCCGGGCGTTCCAAGCTGATCGGCACATCGCCATCCGAAAAGGATTTCCTGGTGATCGATGTGGTGCGAGCCATCGCCGCCGAACTCCATACCAGCCCGGCAGCGGTGGCGCTGGCCTGGGTACAAGGCCGTGCTGGCGTGGCCTCGACGCTGATCGGCGCGCGCCGGCTGGAGCAGTTGCACGACAACCTGACCTCGCTAGCCATCAAGCTGGGCGCCGAACAGATCGCCAGGCTGGACGCGGCATCGACACCGGCGCTGAACTTCCCGGCCGACATCAACGAGCACCTGGCGCCGATGCTGGCGTTTGCCGGCGCCAAGGTCGACGGCAGGCAAACCACCGCCCTGCCTTGGCTGGCGGCCAGCAGCACGCGTTATTAA
- a CDS encoding GlxA family transcriptional regulator, translating into MRIFILALEGVFDTGLATVFDSVTMANGLARAAGIAAEAFDISVVGVRPHVRTALGMQVPVRDMSEAAAPDWVVLPALSHMTAEELVPVLGRDDVVDAMDALRRWHSGGASVAAACTGTFVLAESGLLDGHAATTTWWLSALFRQRYPQVHLDAHRIVVPSGGALTAGAALSHLDLALCLIRNSNPELAALVAKYLVYDTRLSQSVYAITDHIAHSDPLVERFDRWAREHLGTAISLDAVADALATSKRTLTRRLNAVFGKTPIEYIQDLRVERAVHLLKTSKLTVDRIAGQVGYADGVTLRTLLRRRTGKGIRELRAWSG; encoded by the coding sequence ATGCGAATCTTTATTCTTGCGCTCGAAGGAGTATTCGACACCGGCCTCGCCACGGTGTTCGACAGCGTAACCATGGCCAATGGTCTTGCGCGCGCGGCGGGCATCGCGGCAGAGGCGTTCGACATTAGCGTGGTGGGAGTGCGGCCGCACGTACGCACAGCGCTGGGGATGCAAGTGCCGGTGCGCGACATGAGCGAGGCTGCTGCGCCCGACTGGGTGGTCTTGCCGGCGCTCAGTCATATGACCGCCGAGGAACTTGTGCCGGTACTCGGCCGTGACGATGTCGTCGATGCCATGGATGCCTTGCGTCGCTGGCACAGTGGCGGCGCCAGCGTTGCAGCGGCCTGTACGGGTACCTTCGTACTGGCTGAAAGCGGGCTGCTCGACGGTCATGCGGCCACGACCACCTGGTGGCTTTCGGCGCTATTCCGGCAGCGCTACCCGCAGGTGCACCTGGATGCGCACCGGATTGTCGTTCCCAGCGGCGGCGCGCTGACGGCCGGGGCGGCGCTGAGCCACCTCGACCTTGCACTGTGCCTGATCCGCAACAGCAATCCCGAGCTTGCGGCGCTGGTGGCCAAGTACCTGGTATACGATACGCGGCTGTCGCAGTCGGTCTATGCGATCACCGATCACATTGCCCATTCCGACCCGCTGGTCGAGCGTTTCGACCGTTGGGCGCGCGAGCACCTTGGCACGGCGATCTCGCTCGACGCGGTCGCCGATGCATTGGCGACCAGCAAGCGAACCTTGACGCGGCGTCTGAATGCCGTGTTCGGTAAAACCCCCATCGAGTACATTCAGGATCTGCGGGTGGAGCGTGCCGTTCATTTGCTCAAGACGAGCAAGCTCACCGTCGACCGCATCGCCGGGCAGGTCGGCTATGCGGACGGCGTCACTTTACGCACCTTGCTGCGGCGGCGGACCGGCAAGGGCATACGTGAGTTGCGGGCCTGGTCCGGTTAA
- a CDS encoding putative quinol monooxygenase translates to MIKHALFVRLEAKPGKEQAVADFLAAGLELTNRETTTPIWFALRLSPTTFGVFDAFATDADRQAHLHGSMADALMARVEELLASPPAIEAIDVLAMKNQLT, encoded by the coding sequence ATGATCAAGCATGCTTTATTTGTACGACTGGAAGCCAAACCAGGCAAGGAACAAGCCGTAGCGGACTTCCTTGCCGCCGGCCTTGAACTGACCAATCGGGAAACCACTACGCCAATCTGGTTCGCCCTCAGGCTGTCGCCGACGACGTTCGGCGTATTCGACGCCTTCGCGACTGACGCGGATCGCCAGGCGCATTTGCACGGCAGCATGGCCGACGCCCTGATGGCGCGCGTCGAAGAACTGCTGGCAAGTCCCCCGGCCATCGAAGCCATTGATGTCCTTGCCATGAAGAATCAGTTGACCTGA
- a CDS encoding cytochrome b/b6 domain-containing protein, translating into MTHWINAGAVALMAASGWQIYDASPIFPVIRFAPGITLGGWLGGALQWHFAVMWVLAANFLVYLWLNIVSGRLRRKLLPLSVQSLASDAIAALRGRLGHADLSRYNAIQKLAYLIVIMDSALLILSGLTLWKSVQFPLLRTLMGGYDNARVVHFVAMSVLLVFFIVHVIMAALVPRSLLLMIRGR; encoded by the coding sequence ATGACACACTGGATTAATGCAGGCGCTGTCGCATTGATGGCGGCAAGTGGCTGGCAGATCTATGATGCGTCACCGATTTTTCCAGTGATACGTTTTGCTCCCGGTATTACCTTGGGCGGCTGGCTTGGCGGCGCCTTGCAATGGCATTTTGCGGTCATGTGGGTATTGGCCGCAAATTTCCTCGTCTACCTCTGGCTGAATATCGTGTCTGGACGCCTGCGGCGGAAACTGCTGCCGCTCAGCGTACAGTCGCTGGCCAGCGATGCCATCGCCGCGCTGCGCGGCAGGCTCGGACATGCGGACCTCAGCCGCTACAATGCCATACAAAAATTGGCCTATCTGATCGTCATCATGGATAGTGCGCTCCTCATCCTGTCCGGACTGACGCTATGGAAATCCGTGCAGTTCCCGCTGCTGCGCACGCTGATGGGCGGCTACGACAATGCGCGCGTGGTGCATTTTGTCGCAATGAGCGTCTTGCTGGTGTTTTTTATCGTGCACGTCATCATGGCCGCACTGGTGCCGCGCTCGCTGCTTCTGATGATACGCGGACGCTAA
- a CDS encoding molybdopterin-dependent oxidoreductase — MTFHKKIPQPGTLIVPDAESIIRDARKELKKPARRLLGKQVLTLGGLSMLSGCDLSTGQSVNMMLRKMSAFNDQAQALLFNPKQMAPTYPASMITRPFPFNAFYDIDDVPAIDAANYRLRVSGLAHGKRAWTLAELRAMPQQSQITRHICIEGWSAIGRWGGVRFSDFLRHAGADLSAKYVSLHCADNYWTSIDMPSALHTQTLLALTYGGQVLPPQYGFPVKLRIPTKLGYKNPKHIVAIGVTNDYPGGYWENQGYNWFGGS, encoded by the coding sequence ATGACTTTTCATAAAAAGATACCGCAGCCCGGCACGCTGATTGTCCCGGATGCTGAATCCATCATCCGGGATGCGCGCAAGGAACTGAAAAAGCCGGCGCGCCGCCTGCTCGGCAAGCAAGTCCTCACGCTCGGCGGGCTGTCCATGCTATCCGGCTGCGATTTGTCCACCGGCCAATCCGTCAACATGATGCTGCGCAAAATGTCGGCCTTCAACGACCAGGCGCAAGCGCTGCTGTTCAATCCGAAGCAGATGGCGCCCACCTATCCGGCATCGATGATCACGCGGCCGTTTCCCTTCAACGCGTTTTACGACATCGATGATGTTCCCGCCATCGATGCCGCCAACTACCGCCTCCGGGTGAGCGGCCTGGCGCATGGCAAGCGTGCCTGGACACTAGCGGAACTGCGGGCCATGCCGCAGCAAAGCCAGATCACGCGTCATATTTGCATCGAAGGATGGAGTGCCATCGGCCGATGGGGCGGCGTGCGCTTCTCCGATTTCCTGCGGCATGCGGGCGCCGATCTCAGCGCGAAGTACGTGTCGCTGCATTGTGCGGACAATTACTGGACCAGCATCGACATGCCCAGCGCACTGCATACGCAAACGCTGCTGGCGCTGACCTATGGCGGCCAGGTGCTGCCGCCGCAATATGGCTTCCCGGTGAAGCTGCGCATTCCGACCAAACTCGGCTACAAAAATCCCAAGCATATCGTGGCCATCGGCGTGACCAACGACTACCCTGGCGGTTACTGGGAGAACCAGGGTTATAACTGGTTTGGCGGATCCTGA
- a CDS encoding oxidoreductase gives MENNESHDGARRTWLITGVSSGLGLAFAQAALAAGDRVIGTVRKDGDRGEFEQLAPGRAHALRLDVSDFSAIAVAVARMLQQFGPIDVLVNNAGYGHEGTLEESPLEDLLRQFDVNVFGAVALIKAVLPQMRERRRGHIVNVTSMAGMAALPGIAYYSGSKFALEGITASLAQEVAPFGIKVIALAPGSFRTDWAGRSMVRAERRIGDYDTVFDPIRAARQARSGAQAGDPRQAARVLLDIVNADQPPRHLLLGSDALKLVRSRIDALSAELDRWETLSRQTDYR, from the coding sequence ATGGAAAACAACGAGAGTCACGATGGCGCGCGGCGCACGTGGCTGATCACCGGCGTCAGTTCCGGCCTGGGCCTGGCGTTTGCGCAGGCCGCGCTGGCGGCCGGCGACCGCGTGATCGGCACGGTGCGCAAGGACGGCGATCGCGGCGAGTTTGAACAACTGGCGCCGGGACGCGCCCACGCGCTGCGGCTCGATGTCAGCGACTTTTCCGCCATCGCCGTGGCGGTGGCGCGGATGCTGCAGCAGTTCGGCCCGATCGACGTGCTGGTCAATAACGCCGGTTATGGCCATGAAGGCACGCTGGAAGAGTCGCCGCTGGAAGATTTGCTGCGCCAGTTCGACGTCAACGTGTTCGGCGCGGTGGCGCTGATCAAGGCCGTGTTGCCGCAAATGCGCGAGCGGCGCCGCGGGCATATCGTCAACGTCACGTCGATGGCGGGCATGGCGGCGCTGCCGGGCATTGCGTACTACAGCGGCAGCAAATTCGCGCTGGAAGGCATCACCGCATCGCTGGCGCAGGAAGTGGCGCCGTTCGGCATCAAGGTCATCGCGCTGGCGCCCGGTTCCTTCCGCACCGACTGGGCCGGCCGTTCGATGGTGCGGGCCGAGCGCCGGATCGGCGACTACGACACGGTGTTCGATCCGATCCGCGCGGCGCGCCAGGCCAGGAGCGGCGCGCAGGCCGGCGATCCGCGGCAGGCGGCGCGGGTCTTGCTGGATATTGTCAACGCGGACCAGCCGCCGCGCCATTTGCTACTGGGCAGCGACGCGCTGAAACTGGTGCGCTCCCGTATCGACGCGCTGAGCGCCGAACTGGATCGGTGGGAAACGCTGTCGCGCCAGACCGACTATCGCTGA
- a CDS encoding SDR family NAD(P)-dependent oxidoreductase yields the protein MTQQQKTIIVTGASQGIGAGIVEAFLKRGYNVVATSRSIGKSGVFAASDKLALVDGDIADAATASKIVDTAMQKFGGIDALVNNAGIFIAKPFLEYTPEDFNALVRTNLEGYLYISQLVIKQMQAQQRGGSIVGISSTLVDAPNTSLTAAVPMITKGGIDAISRSLASEFAKDGIRVNVVAPGSVDTPLLKGIPQEFLKSLHPLGTISSVEEIADAVVYLTEAKQVTGEVLRVDGGAHNGKW from the coding sequence ATGACCCAGCAACAAAAAACCATCATCGTCACCGGCGCTTCGCAAGGCATAGGCGCCGGCATCGTCGAAGCGTTCCTGAAGCGCGGCTACAACGTGGTCGCCACCTCGCGCAGCATCGGCAAGAGCGGCGTTTTCGCGGCATCCGACAAGCTGGCGCTGGTCGACGGCGACATTGCCGACGCTGCCACCGCGAGCAAGATTGTCGATACCGCCATGCAGAAATTCGGCGGCATTGACGCCCTGGTCAACAACGCCGGCATTTTCATCGCCAAGCCTTTCCTCGAATATACCCCGGAAGATTTCAACGCCTTGGTGCGCACCAACCTGGAAGGTTATCTGTACATCAGCCAGCTGGTCATCAAGCAAATGCAGGCGCAGCAGCGCGGCGGCAGCATCGTCGGCATCAGCAGCACGCTGGTCGATGCGCCGAACACCTCGCTGACCGCCGCCGTGCCGATGATTACCAAGGGCGGCATCGACGCCATCAGCCGCAGCCTCGCATCGGAGTTCGCCAAGGACGGCATCCGCGTCAACGTGGTCGCGCCGGGTTCGGTCGACACCCCGCTGCTGAAAGGCATTCCGCAAGAGTTCCTGAAATCGCTGCACCCGCTGGGCACGATTTCCAGCGTCGAGGAAATCGCCGACGCGGTGGTCTACCTGACCGAAGCCAAGCAAGTCACCGGCGAAGTGCTGCGCGTCGACGGCGGCGCGCACAACGGCAAGTGGTAA
- a CDS encoding glutathione binding-like protein, whose product MLELHYWPTANGNKIALFLEEASLEYRLVPIRIGNGEQFHPDVLKLSPNNRVPALVDRAPADGGAPYSLFESGAILCYLAEKTGKFLPASPRDRHLAMQWLFWQVGGLGPMAGQSNHFLHAAPEQLPYAIERYRKETARLYGVLERHMNDGREHIAGAEYSIADMACYPWIAAHHKQGQQLDAFPALRQWVARVAARPATQRAYALASGIIAS is encoded by the coding sequence ATGCTGGAACTGCACTATTGGCCCACCGCGAATGGCAATAAAATCGCGCTCTTTCTGGAAGAGGCCAGCCTGGAATACCGCCTGGTTCCTATCCGCATCGGCAACGGCGAACAATTTCACCCCGACGTCCTGAAGCTGTCGCCCAACAACCGCGTCCCGGCGCTGGTCGACCGGGCGCCGGCCGACGGCGGCGCGCCGTACAGCCTGTTCGAGTCGGGCGCGATCCTGTGCTATCTGGCGGAAAAGACCGGCAAGTTCTTGCCAGCCAGTCCGCGCGACCGCCATCTGGCCATGCAGTGGCTGTTCTGGCAAGTGGGCGGGCTGGGTCCGATGGCGGGGCAAAGCAACCACTTCCTGCACGCGGCGCCGGAGCAGCTGCCGTACGCGATCGAACGCTATCGCAAGGAAACCGCGCGCCTGTACGGCGTGCTCGAGCGGCATATGAACGACGGCCGCGAGCATATCGCCGGCGCCGAATACAGCATCGCCGACATGGCTTGCTACCCCTGGATCGCCGCGCATCACAAGCAAGGCCAGCAACTGGACGCGTTCCCCGCGCTCCGGCAATGGGTAGCGCGGGTGGCCGCGCGGCCGGCCACGCAACGCGCGTATGCGCTGGCGAGCGGCATCATCGCCAGTTAA
- a CDS encoding zinc-dependent alcohol dehydrogenase family protein, whose translation MKKYLITNADQQLNSFQCVEADLPTPGFGEVLLKFHAASLNFLDLIVARGDFNFEGMVFPLVPGTDGAGVVAAIGPGVQGFSVGDAVIPNFHAGWVAGLPTLAELKPMRGVNLPGSLTEYGVVPAACLVPMPAHLSFEEAAALPIAAVTAWNAIAAGNVKPGSTVVLLGTGGVSLFALQFAKSQGARVIITSSSDDKLRRARELGADDTINYRTHPNWDEEVMRLTQHRGADLVVETIGQETFARSLKAAAIGATIFVIGVVSGADFQISIWPIMHKVLRIIGNDTGSIKDFRDAMRAIEAARITPVIDQVFAFEDAPAAYQKLAKGGHFGKIVISMNKSSSL comes from the coding sequence ATGAAAAAATATCTGATTACTAATGCTGATCAACAACTGAACAGCTTTCAATGTGTCGAGGCGGATCTGCCAACACCGGGATTTGGCGAGGTGCTGCTCAAGTTCCATGCGGCCAGTCTTAATTTTCTTGATTTGATTGTTGCTCGCGGTGATTTTAATTTTGAGGGCATGGTCTTCCCCTTGGTTCCCGGTACGGATGGCGCGGGCGTCGTTGCGGCAATTGGTCCGGGTGTGCAAGGCTTTTCGGTCGGCGATGCCGTGATTCCCAATTTCCATGCCGGCTGGGTGGCCGGCCTGCCGACGCTGGCCGAATTAAAGCCCATGCGCGGCGTGAATCTGCCAGGTTCGCTGACGGAGTATGGCGTCGTCCCGGCCGCTTGCCTGGTGCCGATGCCGGCGCATTTATCCTTCGAGGAAGCGGCTGCGTTGCCGATTGCGGCAGTGACCGCCTGGAATGCTATCGCGGCGGGCAACGTGAAGCCGGGTTCTACCGTGGTGTTACTGGGAACCGGTGGCGTCAGTCTGTTTGCATTGCAGTTTGCAAAAAGCCAGGGCGCGCGCGTGATCATCACCTCATCGTCCGATGACAAGTTGCGGCGCGCGCGGGAACTGGGGGCGGATGACACGATTAACTACCGTACTCATCCGAACTGGGATGAGGAAGTGATGAGACTGACACAACATCGGGGCGCGGATCTGGTGGTTGAAACGATAGGACAAGAAACCTTTGCCCGCTCGCTCAAGGCCGCGGCGATCGGCGCCACGATATTTGTGATTGGCGTGGTCAGCGGCGCCGATTTCCAAATTTCAATCTGGCCCATCATGCACAAGGTGTTGCGCATCATTGGCAATGACACCGGCTCGATCAAGGATTTCAGGGATGCGATGCGCGCGATTGAAGCGGCCAGGATAACACCGGTAATCGACCAGGTGTTCGCCTTCGAGGATGCGCCGGCAGCCTACCAAAAGCTGGCCAAGGGGGGCCACTTCGGGAAGATCGTTATTTCGATGAATAAGTCATCATCATTGTGA